Genomic DNA from Phycisphaerae bacterium:
TTTGGCGCGACTTGCGCCGATTCTGCGTGGATCGTGTAAAGGGAGGCCAACTCATGGTGCGACAAACGTATTCTCCGCTCGTCCCCGCCGCTGGACTCCGGCGAGCCATCGATCGCATGTTCGAGGATTTTCCCTGGGCGCTGGAACGCCGCTGGCCGGGCGCTGCGCGGGCGTTTCCCGCGATGAACGTCTGGGAGGAAGACGACGCCTACGTGGCCGAGTCCGAACTTCCCGGCGTCAAGCAGGACGACCTCGAGATCACCGCCGCCGGCCAGGAACTCACGGTCAAGGGCCGCCGTCCGCCGGTCGAGGGTGAAGATCTGACTTATCACCGCCGCGAGAGGATCGCCGGCGACTTCGTCCGGACCATGACCATGCCAGGGCAGGTCAAGGCCGATCAGATCGAGGCCAACTTCAGGAACGGTGTCCTGACCATCCGGCTGCCCAAGGCTGAAGAGGCCAAGGCCCGGCGGATCGAGGTCAAAACCCAGTAGGCCGGCCCGTTTCACTCAGGAAGTGATGAAAGGAGATCGACATGGCCCAGGAAGTTGAAGTCAAACGCAGCGAAGAACAGGCCGTCACCGAACCGGAGCAGACCCGGACCGGCCGGACCTATATACCCGACGTGGACATCATCGAAAAAGAAGATGAGCTGATGGTCCTGGCCGACGTGCCCGGCGCCGCCTCCGAGAACACCGACGTGGTTTGTGAGCGGGACATCCTCACCATCCACTGCCGCGTCGATCCGAGGCAGGACCCGCAAGAAACCAACTTCCTGCTCCGCGAGTATGGCGTCGGCGACTACTTTCGTTCGTTCCGGCTCAGCGACGAGGTGGACTCCGAAAGGGTCCATGCGGAACTGCGGCAAGGCGTCCTGACTGTGCACGTCCCCAAGTCGGCCGCGAGTCGACGGCGCAAAGTCGAAATCAAGTCCGAATGACCGGACATCGAGAAAGGAGAAGAACCATGCGACTGACCAAGTGGCGCAGACCCGATGAGTCCGGCCAGATGGAACGCCGGGAGGAAGGCCCGATCGCCCGCTTCCGCGACGAAATGGACCGCGTCTTTGGACGCTGGCTCCGCGAGATGCGCGAAGAGGGTTTCTCTTCGTTCGGTGAAGCGTTCGAACGCGGTCCCAGCGTCGACGTCGCCGAATCCGAAGACGATGTGACCGTCAAAGCCGACCTGCCCGGCGTCGAAGCCTCCGACCTCGACCTGAGCGTCTCGGGCAATACGCTGACCATCCGCGGCGAAAAGAAACAGGAGCAGGAAGAAAAGAAACGCGACTACCAGTTCGTCGAACGACGCTACGGCAGCTTCTGCCGCAACGTCACCCTGCCCAGCCCGGTCGATCCGGACAAAGTGGACGCCACCTTCAAGAACGGCGTCCTGACCGTGACCATGGCCAAACGCCCGGAAGCCCAGACCAAGAAGATCAGCGTCAAAGGAGAATAGAGCGACGAAAGACCCGCTGAGCGCGGCGGAGTCTGCGTGTGCGCCCTGTGGTCTCCACGCCCTGCCGGCGTTCCGCGGCGGCCGTCGCGGATCGGGTCTTCGCTCTACCTGCTGTCGCGCATCAGCGTCGCAAGAAACCCTTCCGCGTCGGCCCGCGATAGTCCGTCCCAGCCGACCTGGAAAATGAAGCCCTTGCCACCGATCTCCCGCACGATCCGCCGGGCGCCCTCGGCGTCCACGTACATCTGACACAGTTTGCCCGCGTCGCGGATGCGCCGAAGCACCGCCGGCCAGCGGTCCGCCGGCGGATTGCCGTCGCCGGGAATCCACTGGACGCCCCAGAGGTTCTCCATCTCCAGCAGCATGTCCAGGTGCGGAAGCTGCCCCTTGCCATCGAGGTGATAGAACCCGTGGTCCAGAAACTCGCAGCACGCCCGCAGGTCCGGCATCACGAACCGCTCGAACATCGCCGGCGAAATCATGTACGCGAAGTCCGACTGCAGCATGTAGCACTTGCCCGGCGACCAGATCGGCGCCCACGGCGTGCTGCCGCGGCCGGTCCGGCGGACAATGTCGTACAGCTCGTCGTAGTAGCGCATCCACAGCCCGGTGATCTTGCCCACCACCCGGTCGATCTGCTCCGGTGCGTCGTGCAGATCGGTCAACAGTTGCTCGGTCGACAGCAGCGACGCCGCGACGTCCAGGTTGCCGCCGAGGTCCGTAATCGAGACGCACACCCGGTCCTGCCAGGCTTCCGCCGCGCAGCGCGTGATGTCTCTGACCCGTTGCCACCAGACGTTCTGCGGGTCGTACCGCGGGTCCAGCCTGTGGGCCGAGGCCCCTTCCGGCGGGTCGAACCATACCGTGTCCGGGGCCGCGCCCACCTTCGACCCCAAAAACCCAGCCATGATCCCCGGTCCGAAGTTCACAAACCACTTGGGAAACGCGTCGCCGTAAAACCGCTGGGCCTCCAGGTGCTTGCCGTACCGGTCCACCACCTCCTCCGCCGGCATCGACATCGGCAGACTCGGCACAAACGGCGGTACCTCCGGCAACTCGCCGTCCGGCTCGAAGCCCGTCATCACCACCAGCGGCCGGTCCAACTCGCCCGCCCAGAACGCCGTCCAGTCCCGCTCGATCCGCGCCCAATCCTCATCCGTAAACCGCACGTTG
This window encodes:
- a CDS encoding Hsp20/alpha crystallin family protein; this encodes MVRQTYSPLVPAAGLRRAIDRMFEDFPWALERRWPGAARAFPAMNVWEEDDAYVAESELPGVKQDDLEITAAGQELTVKGRRPPVEGEDLTYHRRERIAGDFVRTMTMPGQVKADQIEANFRNGVLTIRLPKAEEAKARRIEVKTQ
- a CDS encoding Hsp20/alpha crystallin family protein, with amino-acid sequence MAQEVEVKRSEEQAVTEPEQTRTGRTYIPDVDIIEKEDELMVLADVPGAASENTDVVCERDILTIHCRVDPRQDPQETNFLLREYGVGDYFRSFRLSDEVDSERVHAELRQGVLTVHVPKSAASRRRKVEIKSE
- a CDS encoding Hsp20/alpha crystallin family protein, translated to MRLTKWRRPDESGQMERREEGPIARFRDEMDRVFGRWLREMREEGFSSFGEAFERGPSVDVAESEDDVTVKADLPGVEASDLDLSVSGNTLTIRGEKKQEQEEKKRDYQFVERRYGSFCRNVTLPSPVDPDKVDATFKNGVLTVTMAKRPEAQTKKISVKGE